From Clostridium cylindrosporum DSM 605, one genomic window encodes:
- a CDS encoding nitroreductase family protein, with amino-acid sequence MDILECINSKRSIRAYTDEIIPEETLNNIIKLGTKASTGSGQEPWGFVVIQDKDEIDSLSEITKKYLLENMEKYPYLNQYESWLTNPRFSVFNHANTLLIIYGNTESHWHVYDCSLAAGNIMLAAHSMGIGTCWIGFAEHTLNTKEFKGKYNVPEQYELVCPMSIGYMKAKLAPPNRKKPIIFNK; translated from the coding sequence ATGGATATTTTAGAATGTATTAATAGTAAAAGAAGTATTCGTGCATATACAGATGAGATTATACCTGAAGAAACTTTAAATAATATTATTAAACTTGGCACAAAGGCATCAACAGGTTCAGGACAAGAGCCATGGGGATTTGTAGTTATTCAAGATAAAGATGAAATAGATTCATTATCTGAAATAACAAAGAAATATCTTTTAGAGAATATGGAGAAATATCCTTATTTAAATCAATATGAAAGTTGGTTAACTAATCCAAGGTTCAGCGTTTTTAATCATGCAAACACACTACTAATTATTTATGGAAATACAGAATCACACTGGCATGTTTATGATTGTAGCCTTGCAGCAGGTAATATAATGCTAGCAGCTCATAGTATGGGGATTGGAACCTGTTGGATTGGATTTGCGGAACATACTTTAAATACAAAGGAATTTAAGGGAAAATACAATGTGCCAGAACAATATGAGCTAGTTTGTCCTATGAGCATAGGGTATATGAAAGCTAAGTTAGCACCACCAAATAGAAAGAAACCTATAATATTTAATAAGTAA
- a CDS encoding EamA family transporter, with protein MEKTMLKRVAPFLAILAGCMWGSVGFFVRHLSTLNLSNMTIVESRMGGAAIMLVVGLLIYDRNLLKIKLKDSWCFIGTGILSMAFFNYCYNAAINITSLSLAAILLATAPIFVILLSRIIFGEKITSIKLKSLILALIGCVFVSGIFDGGASFSLLGILLGIASGIGYALYSIFSRFAMNKGYSSLTINAYSFIFATIGGAFFSDFDLLGKALIKSPLSLGGFLFLHALIASVAPYVLFTFSLKYMDTGGASILASCEPVTATLLGLMIYKEIPSVLSIIGIALVLVALALLSNPSKKHISHN; from the coding sequence ATGGAAAAGACAATGTTAAAACGAGTTGCCCCATTTTTGGCTATTCTGGCAGGCTGTATGTGGGGTTCGGTAGGTTTCTTTGTCAGGCATCTAAGTACCCTGAACTTAAGTAATATGACAATAGTGGAAAGTCGTATGGGCGGTGCAGCGATAATGCTGGTTGTTGGTCTGTTAATCTATGATAGAAATTTATTAAAAATTAAACTAAAGGATTCTTGGTGTTTTATTGGGACAGGTATTCTTAGTATGGCATTTTTTAATTATTGCTACAATGCTGCTATTAATATAACATCTCTTTCATTGGCTGCAATTCTTCTTGCAACTGCTCCAATTTTTGTTATTTTACTTTCAAGGATAATATTTGGTGAGAAAATCACAAGCATAAAGTTGAAGTCACTTATTCTTGCTCTTATAGGATGTGTATTTGTTAGCGGTATATTTGATGGAGGAGCATCCTTTTCTTTATTAGGTATATTGCTAGGAATTGCCTCAGGAATTGGCTATGCCCTATACAGTATATTCTCTCGTTTCGCCATGAATAAAGGTTATAGTTCATTAACAATAAATGCCTATAGCTTTATCTTTGCTACTATCGGAGGGGCATTTTTCTCTGACTTTGATCTATTAGGAAAAGCATTGATTAAGTCACCTTTATCATTAGGAGGATTTTTATTTTTGCACGCCTTAATTGCTTCAGTAGCACCTTATGTTTTATTTACATTTTCATTAAAATATATGGATACTGGGGGTGCATCAATATTAGCATCCTGTGAACCCGTAACTGCAACTTTGCTTGGGCTGATGATTTATAAAGAAATTCCCTCTGTGCTTTCTATAATTGGTATAGCACTTGTACTAGTAGCTTTAGCACTTCTAAGTAACCCAAGTAAAAAACATATTTCTCATAACTAG